Proteins encoded together in one Marinithermus hydrothermalis DSM 14884 window:
- a CDS encoding DUF58 domain-containing protein yields the protein MQIPEQVLRRLEFTVVRRLDGFLFGDYTGVFYGPSLDLAEIRPYQPGDEVNRIDWSATARTGVLHVRQYREEKELTAWLVVDLSPSMSFGTRGRLKRTLALEFTAVAAYIIARHGDKVGAYFFPERRLVPPRPGRRQVLAVLRAAQELGAAGRMGPTDLAGVLDELARVVRRRSLIFLVSDFLADGWAAPLQRLAHRHDVIAVRVMDPAERALPDAGVVFFEDPETGRQVRVNTSDPRVRRAYAAFVQAHEARLEALFRAAGVDTLTLLTHEALVAPLLRFVAFRRRRRWRSSGR from the coding sequence ATGCAGATACCCGAGCAGGTCTTGAGGAGGCTTGAGTTCACCGTCGTGCGTCGGCTGGACGGGTTCTTGTTCGGCGACTACACGGGCGTGTTTTACGGGCCGAGCCTGGACCTCGCCGAGATCCGTCCGTACCAGCCGGGGGATGAGGTGAACCGCATCGACTGGAGTGCGACTGCGCGCACCGGGGTGCTGCACGTGCGGCAGTACCGCGAGGAGAAGGAGCTTACCGCCTGGTTGGTGGTGGACCTCTCGCCCTCCATGAGTTTCGGGACGCGCGGGCGGCTCAAACGCACGCTAGCCTTGGAGTTCACCGCGGTCGCTGCGTACATCATCGCCCGACACGGGGACAAGGTCGGGGCTTACTTCTTCCCCGAGCGCAGGCTGGTCCCGCCCCGGCCCGGCCGGCGGCAGGTGCTCGCGGTCCTGCGCGCTGCCCAAGAACTCGGCGCAGCAGGCCGCATGGGGCCCACGGATCTAGCCGGGGTGCTGGACGAGCTCGCTCGGGTGGTGCGGCGCCGCTCCCTGATCTTCTTGGTTTCGGACTTCTTGGCGGACGGCTGGGCCGCTCCCCTCCAGCGCCTCGCACACCGCCACGACGTGATCGCGGTGCGCGTGATGGACCCCGCCGAGCGCGCCTTACCCGACGCGGGCGTGGTCTTCTTCGAGGACCCCGAGACCGGCCGGCAGGTGCGCGTGAACACCTCGGACCCCCGGGTGCGCCGGGCCTACGCCGCGTTCGTGCAGGCGCACGAGGCCCGCCTCGAGGCCCTCTTCCGCGCTGCGGGCGTGGACACGCTCACCCTCCTCACGCACGAGGCGCTCGTGGCTCCGCTCTTGCGCTTTGTGGCGTTTCGCCGGAGGCGGCGATGGCGTTCGTCTGGCCGCTGA
- a CDS encoding AAA family ATPase, with translation MPEPSEVYAQSAATLRRVLYETKKVIVGQDLLLERILVALLARGHLLIEGVPGLAKTLAVRTVARVVGGTFRRIQFTPDLVPADLIGTRIYNPQTASFETELGPVFANLLLADEINRAPAKVQSALLEAMQERQVTIGKQTYLLPDPFLVLATQNPIESEGTYPLPEAQLDRFMMKVVIGYPTPHEEMEVVTRGTGETPPEAEQVIGIEELKALQRVTDTVYVHPQVREYAVNLVTATRDPARVGLEALRRYITFGASPRAALNLVLGAKALAVIRGREFALPVDVHDLMYDVLRHRLVLSYEALAEGIAPDEIIRQVVERVPFTEVHMGDPHADTRAGLEEA, from the coding sequence ATGCCGGAACCCAGTGAGGTGTACGCGCAAAGCGCAGCGACGCTGCGGCGTGTGCTGTATGAGACCAAGAAGGTCATCGTTGGGCAGGACCTGCTCCTAGAGCGCATCCTGGTCGCGCTTCTTGCCCGGGGGCACCTCTTGATCGAGGGGGTGCCGGGGCTGGCGAAGACCCTCGCGGTGCGTACCGTAGCCCGGGTGGTGGGGGGGACCTTCCGCCGCATCCAGTTCACTCCGGACCTCGTTCCCGCGGACCTGATCGGCACCCGCATCTACAATCCGCAGACGGCGAGCTTCGAGACCGAGCTCGGCCCGGTCTTCGCGAACCTCCTGCTGGCCGACGAGATCAACCGCGCGCCGGCCAAGGTGCAGTCCGCCCTGTTGGAGGCGATGCAGGAACGCCAGGTCACCATCGGCAAGCAAACCTACCTCCTGCCGGATCCCTTTTTGGTTCTCGCCACCCAGAACCCCATCGAGAGCGAAGGCACCTACCCGCTGCCGGAGGCGCAGCTGGACCGCTTCATGATGAAGGTCGTGATCGGGTACCCCACGCCGCACGAGGAGATGGAGGTCGTCACGCGCGGCACCGGCGAGACCCCCCCCGAGGCCGAGCAGGTGATCGGCATCGAGGAGCTCAAGGCCCTCCAACGCGTGACCGACACGGTCTACGTGCACCCGCAGGTGCGCGAGTACGCGGTGAACCTCGTGACCGCGACCCGCGACCCCGCGCGCGTGGGCCTCGAGGCCCTTCGGCGCTACATCACCTTCGGGGCGAGCCCCCGCGCGGCCTTGAACCTCGTGCTGGGCGCGAAGGCCCTCGCCGTGATCCGCGGGCGGGAGTTCGCCCTGCCGGTGGACGTGCACGACCTGATGTACGACGTGCTGCGCCACCGCCTGGTCCTCTCCTACGAGGCCCTCGCGGAGGGCATCGCGCCGGACGAGATCATCCGCCAGGTGGTGGAGCGGGTGCCCTTTACGGAGGTGCACATGGGGGACCCCCATGCAGATACCCGAGCAGGTCTTGAGGAGGCTTGA
- a CDS encoding DUF190 domain-containing protein, whose product MKLEGHALLLRVFLGESDKHQGRPLYAVLVEEARRRGLKGATVLKGVMGYGAGSRIHTATILRLSEDLPVVVEIVDEEEKIRAFITFLDEVMQGGLVTLERVEVIRYQP is encoded by the coding sequence ATGAAGCTCGAGGGCCACGCCTTGTTGCTGCGGGTCTTCCTAGGGGAATCGGACAAGCACCAAGGGCGGCCGCTGTACGCGGTGCTGGTGGAGGAGGCCCGCCGGCGCGGGTTGAAGGGCGCGACGGTTTTGAAAGGCGTGATGGGGTACGGCGCCGGGAGCCGGATCCATACCGCGACGATCCTCCGCCTGAGCGAGGACCTGCCCGTGGTGGTGGAGATCGTGGACGAGGAGGAGAAGATCCGCGCCTTCATCACCTTCCTGGACGAGGTCATGCAGGGCGGGTTGGTCACCTTGGAGCGGGTCGAGGTCATCCGGTACCAGCCGTAA
- the crcB gene encoding fluoride efflux transporter CrcB, translating into MERYLLVALGGALGAMSRYLVAGWVQGLAGSFFPWGTLAVNALGSFLLGGVLGLAERGAVSPEARLLVGVGFLGAFTTFSTFSYEAFSLLREGAYPAALTYLFGSLLLGIVGVVLGFGLARLTGGGSL; encoded by the coding sequence GTGGAACGCTACCTTCTCGTCGCGTTAGGCGGCGCGCTCGGAGCCATGAGCCGGTACCTCGTCGCGGGGTGGGTGCAGGGGCTCGCGGGCAGCTTCTTTCCCTGGGGGACGCTCGCCGTGAACGCGCTGGGCAGTTTCCTTTTAGGCGGGGTGCTCGGCCTTGCGGAGCGCGGGGCCGTATCGCCCGAGGCCCGCCTGTTGGTGGGGGTGGGGTTCCTCGGGGCCTTCACGACCTTCTCCACCTTCAGCTACGAAGCCTTCAGCTTGCTGCGGGAGGGTGCGTACCCAGCCGCGCTCACCTACCTTTTCGGCAGCTTGCTCCTGGGGATCGTGGGGGTCGTGCTGGGGTTCGGCCTAGCACGGCTTACGGGGGGAGGATCGCTATGA
- a CDS encoding transposase, whose protein sequence is MDSNREHPLYYLDAETLLVDTYIWVDDELKALQAQGFKLPPKQKHQKATLAELLTLAIFLLLQGQDLAKGYLAAKTTLKAYFPSLPHLSRFYRVLQKAQGLLACLATRLAGGEGLLQVVDLKPIPLAHGHRIHGLSLPEAAMGVGPLGAFGGYVLMPVMNERGLFFRWAILPGNARNTWGRDLLDGLPAVLGDRGLRWVQGVKTPPYRVRGGTVVETGWRGWMERVRNWIETRFSVMVRSLGLHRIEARSYWGLVARVNLILLVHNLIRSRVLLRMAGVEL, encoded by the coding sequence ATGGACTCCAACCGGGAGCACCCCCTTTACTATCTTGACGCGGAAACCCTTCTGGTGGATACCTACATCTGGGTGGATGACGAACTCAAGGCCTTGCAAGCTCAGGGCTTCAAACTCCCCCCAAAGCAAAAGCACCAGAAGGCCACCCTGGCCGAGCTCCTGACTCTCGCCATCTTTTTGCTCCTCCAGGGCCAGGACCTCGCCAAAGGCTACCTGGCCGCCAAAACCACCCTGAAGGCTTACTTCCCCTCCCTCCCCCACCTCTCCCGCTTCTACCGGGTCCTTCAGAAGGCCCAGGGGCTGTTGGCCTGCCTCGCTACGCGCCTTGCTGGCGGAGAAGGACTTTTGCAGGTGGTGGACCTCAAGCCTATCCCCCTGGCCCACGGCCACCGCATCCACGGCCTCTCTCTTCCCGAGGCCGCGATGGGGGTAGGACCTCTGGGGGCTTTTGGAGGCTACGTCCTCATGCCGGTGATGAACGAGCGGGGTCTCTTCTTTCGTTGGGCCATTCTCCCCGGTAATGCCCGGAATACCTGGGGAAGGGACCTCCTGGACGGTTTACCCGCGGTCCTCGGGGACCGGGGTCTTCGCTGGGTCCAGGGGGTCAAGACGCCACCCTATCGGGTCAGGGGAGGAACGGTGGTGGAGACGGGGTGGAGAGGGTGGATGGAAAGGGTACGGAACTGGATTGAGACGCGGTTTAGCGTGATGGTGCGGTCTTTGGGGCTTCATCGGATAGAGGCCCGGTCCTACTGGGGTCTGGTGGCCCGGGTGAACCTCATCCTGCTCGTTCACAACCTCATACGTAGCCGGGTGCTTCTCAGGATGGCCGGGGTGGAGCTATGA
- the tgt gene encoding tRNA guanosine(34) transglycosylase Tgt — protein MFAFRVTATDGKARTGTLHTPHGPVQTPLFMPVGTQATVKGLTPAELHQVGSQIVLANTYHLLLRPGPELVARLGGLHHFAGYQGPWLTDSGGYQVMSLGHMRTITEEGVTFRSHLNGDLITLTPETSIQVQEHLGADIIMAFDECPPYPSERRYLEASLERTLRWLERSVRAQTRKDQALFGITQGGTDLELRRRSTRETVRFDLPGYAIGGLAVGEPKEKMFPTVALSTDLLPEDRPRYLMGVGHPEDLVAAVGLGVDLFDCVYPTRTGRFGYALVPEGRLNLNSARYKEDPRPLMEDCDCYACRTFSRAYLTHLVRAGEMLGLRMLSLHNVRYLHRLMEAARAAIREGRYAAFAWAFAERRFAGHPPAWFLEALRAGGHEPPGD, from the coding sequence GTGTTTGCCTTTCGCGTCACCGCAACCGACGGCAAAGCGCGCACCGGTACGCTCCATACCCCTCACGGACCCGTCCAGACCCCCTTGTTCATGCCGGTCGGCACCCAGGCCACCGTCAAGGGCCTCACCCCGGCCGAGCTGCACCAGGTTGGCAGCCAGATCGTTCTGGCGAACACCTACCACCTCCTCCTGCGCCCCGGCCCCGAGCTCGTGGCGCGACTGGGCGGCCTGCACCACTTCGCCGGGTACCAAGGCCCCTGGCTTACGGACTCCGGCGGGTACCAGGTGATGAGCCTCGGCCACATGCGCACCATCACCGAGGAAGGCGTGACCTTCCGCAGCCACCTGAACGGGGACCTGATCACCCTCACCCCGGAAACCAGCATCCAGGTGCAGGAGCACCTCGGGGCCGACATCATCATGGCCTTCGACGAGTGCCCCCCCTACCCCTCCGAACGCCGATACCTCGAGGCCTCCCTCGAGCGCACCCTGCGGTGGCTCGAGCGTTCCGTACGCGCCCAGACCCGGAAGGACCAGGCTCTGTTCGGGATCACGCAGGGCGGCACGGACCTCGAGCTCCGCCGGCGCAGCACGCGGGAGACGGTCCGGTTCGACCTCCCCGGGTACGCGATCGGCGGGCTGGCCGTGGGGGAACCCAAGGAGAAGATGTTCCCCACGGTGGCGCTTTCCACCGACCTGTTGCCCGAGGACCGGCCGCGCTACTTAATGGGCGTGGGGCACCCGGAGGACCTCGTGGCCGCGGTGGGACTCGGGGTGGACCTGTTCGACTGCGTCTACCCCACGCGCACCGGCCGGTTCGGGTACGCCCTCGTGCCCGAGGGGCGGCTCAACCTGAACTCCGCGCGGTACAAGGAGGACCCCCGCCCCTTGATGGAGGACTGCGACTGCTACGCCTGCCGCACCTTCTCCCGCGCGTACCTCACCCACCTGGTGCGCGCCGGGGAGATGCTCGGCCTCCGGATGCTCTCGCTGCACAACGTGCGGTACCTGCACCGGCTCATGGAGGCGGCCCGCGCCGCGATCCGGGAGGGCCGCTACGCGGCGTTCGCCTGGGCGTTCGCCGAGCGCCGCTTCGCCGGGCATCCGCCCGCGTGGTTCCTCGAGGCCCTTCGTGCAGGCGGGCACGAGCCTCCCGGGGACTAG
- a CDS encoding uracil-xanthine permease family protein, whose amino-acid sequence MELTPKRKLVLGLQHTVAMFGATVLVPLLTGLNPSVALVTAGLGTLLFHFITGRIVPVFLGSSFAFIAPILAAKEAGFSLAAIGGGIAAAGLVYALFALLVAAVGPDRVRALFPPVVTGPVIVVIGLTLAPVAIDMASKAWSLAILTLAAAVVAAVFFRGLFRMLPVITGVGVGYLAALATGQVDTTPIREAAWIGLPAFTLGTLEWGAVLLIAPVAFVTVIEHIGDILTNGRVVGQDFLKRPGLHRTLLGDGAATALAGLMGGPANTTYSENTGVLAITRVYDPSVIRIGAVFAILLGFSPKLAALLQILPAGVLGGIAILLFGMIASIGIRTLAEAEIDFTHSRNLIVVSVILVLGLGGATLDLGTISVAGAEVPLKASGMALAAVVGVLTNLLLPRSLEAPKAESAL is encoded by the coding sequence ATGGAGCTCACACCCAAGCGTAAACTCGTTCTAGGCTTGCAGCACACGGTGGCCATGTTCGGCGCGACGGTGCTCGTTCCGCTCCTCACGGGCCTGAACCCATCGGTCGCGCTCGTCACGGCAGGCCTCGGCACCCTCCTCTTCCACTTCATCACCGGCCGGATCGTGCCCGTCTTCCTGGGGTCCTCCTTCGCCTTCATCGCCCCGATCCTCGCCGCTAAAGAAGCCGGTTTCTCCCTCGCGGCCATCGGGGGCGGCATCGCCGCGGCGGGGTTGGTCTACGCGCTGTTCGCGCTGCTCGTCGCGGCCGTCGGGCCGGACCGCGTGCGCGCCCTCTTCCCCCCCGTGGTGACCGGCCCCGTGATCGTCGTGATCGGTCTCACCCTAGCGCCCGTAGCCATCGACATGGCCTCCAAGGCGTGGTCGCTTGCGATCCTCACCCTGGCCGCGGCCGTCGTCGCCGCGGTCTTCTTCCGGGGCTTGTTCCGGATGCTGCCCGTCATCACTGGGGTCGGCGTGGGGTACCTCGCCGCACTCGCGACCGGCCAGGTGGACACCACCCCGATCCGGGAGGCCGCCTGGATCGGCCTGCCCGCCTTCACCCTGGGCACGCTCGAGTGGGGGGCCGTTCTCCTCATCGCGCCGGTAGCCTTCGTCACCGTGATCGAGCACATCGGGGACATCCTCACGAACGGCCGCGTGGTGGGGCAGGACTTCCTCAAGCGCCCCGGCCTGCACCGCACGCTGCTCGGGGACGGCGCGGCCACGGCCCTCGCGGGCCTCATGGGCGGCCCGGCCAACACCACCTACTCCGAGAACACCGGGGTGCTCGCCATCACGCGCGTCTACGACCCCAGCGTGATCCGGATCGGGGCGGTCTTCGCGATCCTGCTCGGGTTCAGTCCCAAACTCGCCGCGCTCCTGCAGATCCTACCGGCCGGCGTGCTGGGCGGGATCGCGATCCTCCTGTTCGGCATGATCGCCTCCATCGGTATCCGTACCCTGGCCGAAGCGGAGATCGACTTCACCCACTCCCGGAACCTCATCGTGGTCTCGGTCATTCTGGTGCTCGGCCTGGGCGGCGCCACCCTGGACCTCGGCACGATCAGCGTGGCCGGGGCTGAGGTGCCCCTCAAAGCGAGCGGCATGGCCCTCGCGGCGGTGGTCGGGGTGCTCACGAACCTCCTGCTTCCGCGGAGCCTCGAGGCCCCCAAGGCCGAAAGCGCGCTCTAA
- a CDS encoding tetratricopeptide repeat protein: protein MRWIVVTLLLSTPVALAINAETLALLNEARALAAQAEATYETHYPDRPLWRAAIRKAEAAARREPQLAEVWRTLAEIYTRTQWWIRAEQAWTQYLELGGEGDPAALARAYLNLGYAAYQRGALDEAIARYERAAQMTPENPEPYGWLGRLYLEKGDPKAALPYWERAAALDPSPRNRYFLEQTQRMVTFGREAVSSFYKGYAAYEQGDKTSALLHFVRAAELAPEWAEAARWAGRLSLEQGLATQAVPYWERVMALEGRTAETEHFLKLAREGAAYGLEAARAFFAGLAAYEAGELEAAVAWFARATAANDAYAKAWRWLGRANYELERFQEAAAAYERAVELDPNDQTSRYFLRLARQAAGE, encoded by the coding sequence ATGCGCTGGATCGTGGTGACGCTACTGCTGAGCACACCCGTTGCGCTCGCGATCAACGCGGAAACCCTGGCCCTGCTAAACGAGGCCCGCGCTCTGGCGGCCCAAGCCGAGGCGACCTACGAAACCCACTACCCGGACCGGCCCCTGTGGCGCGCCGCCATCCGCAAGGCCGAGGCCGCCGCGCGGCGCGAGCCGCAGCTCGCCGAGGTCTGGCGCACGCTGGCGGAGATCTACACCCGAACCCAGTGGTGGATCCGCGCCGAACAAGCCTGGACCCAGTACCTCGAGCTCGGCGGCGAAGGCGACCCTGCCGCTCTGGCCCGCGCTTACCTCAACCTCGGGTACGCCGCCTACCAGCGAGGGGCGCTGGACGAAGCGATCGCGCGTTACGAACGCGCCGCCCAGATGACGCCCGAAAACCCCGAGCCCTACGGGTGGCTGGGCCGGCTCTACCTCGAAAAAGGCGACCCCAAAGCCGCCCTGCCCTACTGGGAGCGGGCCGCGGCCCTCGACCCCAGCCCGCGCAACCGGTACTTCCTCGAGCAGACCCAACGCATGGTGACGTTTGGTCGCGAGGCCGTCTCGAGCTTCTACAAGGGGTACGCCGCGTACGAGCAAGGCGACAAAACCAGCGCTTTGCTCCACTTCGTGCGCGCCGCGGAACTCGCGCCGGAGTGGGCGGAAGCCGCCCGCTGGGCGGGCCGGCTTTCCCTCGAGCAGGGGCTCGCGACCCAGGCCGTGCCGTACTGGGAACGCGTCATGGCCCTCGAGGGCCGCACCGCGGAGACCGAGCACTTCCTGAAGCTCGCGCGGGAAGGCGCGGCGTACGGCCTCGAGGCCGCCCGGGCTTTCTTCGCGGGGCTCGCCGCGTACGAAGCGGGCGAGCTGGAGGCGGCCGTCGCGTGGTTCGCGCGCGCCACCGCAGCGAACGACGCGTACGCCAAAGCGTGGCGCTGGTTGGGCCGCGCGAACTACGAGCTCGAGCGCTTCCAGGAGGCCGCGGCGGCGTACGAGCGCGCGGTGGAACTGGACCCGAACGACCAGACCAGCCGGTACTTCCTGCGCTTGGCGCGGCAGGCCGCGGGCGAGTAA
- the pheS gene encoding phenylalanine--tRNA ligase subunit alpha, translating into MLEEALREIHAAEDLEALQALRVRYLGKKGRLTQELKALGQLPPEERREKGRLLNEWKRALEAAFEERAEALKRAALEAKLRAEALDVSLPGYAFPAGNTHVVGQIMAELVDIFRRMGYQPVEGPEVEDEFHNFDALNIPLHHPARDMWDTFWLTDGRLLRTHTSPIQVRYMVAHTPPFKIVAPGKVYRYEQTDATHEAMFYQLEGLVVGEAITMADLKGAISEMARTLYGAEAKVRFQPSYFPFVEPGAEFAVWWVNPRTGEGSWLELGGAGMVHPRVFQAVDEARAARGLPRVYEGKTGFAFGLGIERIAMLRYGIPDVRYFYQNRLGFLKQFRN; encoded by the coding sequence ATGCTGGAAGAAGCACTGCGGGAGATTCACGCGGCGGAGGACCTCGAGGCCCTCCAGGCCCTCAGGGTCCGGTACCTGGGCAAGAAGGGCCGGCTCACCCAGGAACTCAAGGCGCTGGGGCAACTGCCCCCGGAGGAGCGTCGGGAGAAGGGGCGGCTGCTGAACGAGTGGAAGCGCGCCCTCGAGGCGGCCTTCGAGGAGCGGGCGGAGGCCTTGAAGCGGGCGGCGCTCGAGGCGAAGCTCCGGGCGGAGGCGCTGGACGTCTCGCTGCCTGGGTACGCCTTCCCCGCGGGGAACACGCACGTGGTCGGCCAGATCATGGCGGAGCTGGTGGATATCTTCCGCCGCATGGGGTACCAGCCGGTCGAGGGGCCGGAGGTGGAGGACGAGTTCCACAACTTCGACGCGCTCAACATCCCGCTGCACCACCCGGCGCGCGACATGTGGGACACGTTCTGGCTCACGGACGGGCGGCTCCTCAGGACGCACACCTCCCCCATCCAGGTGCGGTACATGGTGGCGCACACCCCGCCGTTTAAGATCGTGGCTCCGGGAAAGGTGTACCGGTACGAGCAGACCGACGCCACGCACGAGGCGATGTTCTACCAGCTCGAGGGCCTCGTGGTGGGGGAGGCGATCACCATGGCGGACCTCAAGGGCGCGATCAGTGAGATGGCGCGCACCTTGTACGGCGCGGAGGCTAAGGTGCGCTTCCAACCGAGTTACTTCCCCTTCGTGGAGCCCGGCGCGGAGTTCGCGGTGTGGTGGGTGAACCCCCGTACGGGCGAGGGCAGTTGGCTCGAGCTGGGCGGGGCGGGCATGGTGCACCCCAGGGTGTTCCAGGCGGTGGACGAGGCCCGGGCCGCGCGGGGCTTGCCGCGCGTGTACGAGGGCAAGACCGGGTTCGCGTTCGGTTTGGGGATCGAGCGCATCGCGATGCTGCGCTACGGCATCCCGGACGTCCGGTACTTCTACCAGAACCGGCTCGGCTTCTTGAAGCAGTTTAGGAACTGA
- the pheT gene encoding phenylalanine--tRNA ligase subunit beta produces MRVPYSWLKEFLPDLPPPEDLEPILARLGLAVEAVHHIPAPPPGVVFGVVRAARPLPESALKVLEVDVGTRQVTMVSGAPNAREGIGVAAALPGTVLPDGTELAERRIRGVASYGMALSPLEMGVGSYGGGLLELPADALEPGTPLLQAWPEEWVLELELTPNRADAASVLGVARDLAAALGLSLVLPEPEVRAEEIEFPVAVTVEDARGCDRYVARYARGLKIGPSPLGAQRRLLAAGLRPINNVVDATNYVMLELGNPLHAFDRRAVGEGIVVRRAREGEALVTLDGERRALEAEDLVIAARAGGASTPIGIAGVMGGANSEVRPDTTEIILEVAHFDPVSIRRTARRLGLATDASYRFERGVDPNLPPLAAERFLELAQQWAGAEVAAVGVDVGGPKPRASVAFRPSYANRLLGTDWAEEAQLEVLRRLGCEVEGQAEPYTVRPPTWRQDLAIEEDLVEEVARLVGYDAIPEALPEFFPAPDNRGAEAPFLEKARLREVLAGLGFQEVVNYAWVDPGDLARARAPEPVLRLKNPLDAQKDALRTALYPGLLRTVEANRAERNLLLFEVGNVFLEEEETHLALVLVGPAIPPVWSAGFGEGFYALKGLLEAAATRLGAAIQVHPHSHAHLHPGISGTVLWNGAEVGWIGQIHPEITAALELPSVFAAELKLPLPRAERPFTDLPRFPAALRDLAVVVPEAVPYHEVATLLKDAAGAYLEGLEVFDVYRGAPLPAGQKSLAFHLSFRHPERTLRDEEVDAFMERIIQAVRDAGYDIRG; encoded by the coding sequence ATGCGCGTACCGTACTCCTGGCTGAAAGAGTTCCTGCCCGACCTGCCCCCTCCTGAGGACCTCGAGCCCATCCTGGCCCGGTTGGGCCTCGCGGTAGAGGCCGTGCACCATATTCCCGCCCCGCCCCCAGGCGTGGTGTTCGGCGTGGTGCGCGCCGCGCGCCCCTTGCCGGAGAGCGCGCTGAAGGTGCTCGAGGTGGATGTCGGCACCCGGCAGGTCACGATGGTCTCCGGCGCGCCGAACGCCCGGGAGGGGATCGGGGTGGCCGCGGCGCTGCCCGGCACCGTGCTCCCGGATGGGACCGAGCTGGCCGAGCGCCGGATCCGCGGCGTGGCCTCGTACGGCATGGCCCTCTCCCCCCTGGAGATGGGAGTGGGGAGTTACGGTGGGGGGTTGCTCGAGCTGCCCGCGGACGCGCTGGAGCCCGGCACGCCCCTTTTGCAGGCCTGGCCGGAGGAGTGGGTGCTGGAGCTCGAGCTGACCCCGAACCGGGCGGACGCGGCGAGCGTGCTGGGCGTGGCGCGGGACCTGGCGGCGGCCTTGGGGCTCTCCCTCGTCCTGCCCGAGCCCGAGGTGCGCGCCGAGGAGATCGAGTTTCCCGTTGCGGTCACGGTGGAGGACGCGCGGGGCTGCGACCGGTACGTAGCCCGTTACGCGCGGGGGCTTAAGATCGGACCGAGTCCGCTCGGGGCGCAGCGGCGGCTGCTCGCGGCCGGCCTCCGACCGATCAACAACGTGGTGGACGCGACGAACTACGTGATGCTCGAGCTGGGGAACCCCCTGCACGCCTTCGACCGGCGCGCGGTGGGTGAGGGCATCGTGGTGCGGCGCGCGCGGGAGGGGGAAGCGCTCGTCACGCTGGACGGGGAGCGGCGCGCCCTCGAGGCGGAGGACCTGGTGATCGCCGCGCGCGCGGGCGGCGCGAGCACCCCCATCGGCATCGCGGGCGTGATGGGCGGCGCGAACAGCGAGGTGCGGCCGGACACCACGGAGATCATTCTGGAGGTCGCGCACTTCGATCCCGTCTCGATCCGGCGCACCGCGCGCCGGCTGGGCCTCGCCACGGACGCTTCGTACCGGTTTGAGCGCGGCGTGGACCCGAACCTGCCGCCTCTGGCGGCCGAGCGCTTTCTGGAGCTGGCGCAGCAGTGGGCGGGCGCGGAGGTGGCCGCGGTGGGCGTGGACGTGGGCGGCCCCAAACCGCGCGCGTCGGTCGCGTTCCGCCCGAGCTACGCGAACCGCCTTTTGGGAACGGACTGGGCGGAGGAGGCGCAGCTCGAGGTGCTGCGGCGGCTAGGGTGCGAGGTCGAGGGGCAGGCCGAGCCGTACACCGTGCGCCCCCCCACCTGGCGGCAGGACCTCGCGATCGAGGAGGACCTGGTGGAGGAGGTCGCGCGCCTCGTGGGGTACGACGCGATCCCGGAGGCCTTGCCGGAGTTCTTCCCCGCGCCGGACAACCGCGGGGCCGAGGCGCCGTTCCTGGAGAAGGCGCGGCTTAGGGAGGTGCTGGCGGGGCTGGGCTTCCAGGAGGTGGTGAACTACGCCTGGGTGGACCCAGGGGACCTGGCCCGCGCGCGCGCGCCAGAGCCGGTGCTGCGCTTAAAGAACCCGCTCGACGCGCAAAAGGACGCCCTTAGAACCGCGCTGTACCCGGGGCTGTTGCGCACCGTGGAAGCGAACCGCGCGGAACGCAACCTGCTGCTCTTCGAGGTGGGGAACGTCTTCCTCGAGGAGGAGGAGACCCACCTCGCCCTCGTCCTCGTGGGGCCCGCCATCCCCCCGGTGTGGAGCGCGGGGTTCGGCGAGGGGTTCTACGCCCTCAAGGGGTTGTTGGAGGCGGCCGCAACCCGGCTCGGGGCGGCCATCCAGGTGCACCCGCACTCCCACGCGCACCTGCACCCCGGCATCTCCGGAACGGTCCTCTGGAACGGCGCGGAGGTCGGGTGGATCGGGCAGATCCACCCGGAGATTACCGCGGCGCTCGAGCTGCCCTCGGTCTTTGCCGCGGAGCTCAAGTTGCCGCTGCCTCGTGCCGAGCGGCCCTTTACGGACCTGCCGCGCTTCCCCGCGGCGCTAAGGGACCTTGCGGTGGTGGTGCCGGAGGCGGTGCCGTACCACGAGGTGGCCACCCTCCTCAAGGACGCGGCGGGGGCGTACCTCGAGGGCCTCGAGGTGTTCGACGTGTACCGGGGCGCGCCGCTGCCCGCGGGGCAGAAGAGCCTGGCCTTCCACCTTTCGTTCCGGCACCCCGAGCGCACCCTGAGGGATGAGGAGGTGGACGCCTTCATGGAACGGATCATCCAGGCGGTGCGTGACGCGGGGTATGATATACGCGGGTAG